The Flaviramulus sp. BrNp1-15 genome has a window encoding:
- a CDS encoding NADP-dependent isocitrate dehydrogenase, producing the protein MSKIIYTKTDEAPALATRSFLPIVKAFVKSSGINIETKDISLAARILAVFPDFLNEDQKVSDDLAILGELAKKPEANIIKLPNISASIPQLKAAIKELQSQGFAIPNYPEEPKNDSENDIKSRYDKIKGSAVNPVLREGNSDRRAPKAVKNYAKKNPHSMGEWTSDSKTHVATMSSGDFAHNEKSLTLPEATNVVIKHTDKNGNSTILKDSFPILKGEIIDATVMSKKALLSFFEEQVADAREKGILFSLHMKGTMMKVSDPIIFGHAVKIYFKDVFAKHAAILDEIGVDVNNGLGNLLSKLEELPEAKRNEVQADIDAAFKNGPSIAMVNSDKGITNLHVPSDVIIDASMPAMIRTSGKMWNADGKLQDTKAIIPDSSYAGIYAATIDFCKKHGAFDPTTMGTVPNVGLMAQKAEEYGSHDKTFEMSSDGIVEVIDASGKVLMQHSVEIGDIWRMCQTKDAPIQDWVKLAVTRARASETPAVFWLNENRAHDAELIKKVNTYLKDHDTSGLDLRILAPVDATIFTCERLIEGKDTISVSGNVLRDYLTDLFPILEVGTSAKMLSIVPLMNGGGLFETGAGGSAPKHVQQLLEENHLRWDSLGEFLALAVSLEHFSEVNNNAKAKILGETLDDATEKLLENKKGPSRKAGELDNRGSHFYLAMYWAQELANQNEDAALKNEFTGIAKNLADNESKIVNELNEIQGKPVSIGGYYEPNEKLINEVMRPSKTFNSIIE; encoded by the coding sequence ATGTCTAAAATTATTTATACAAAAACTGATGAAGCTCCGGCTTTAGCAACACGTTCATTCTTACCTATTGTTAAAGCTTTCGTTAAATCTTCTGGAATTAATATAGAAACTAAAGATATTTCTTTAGCTGCTAGAATTTTAGCTGTTTTCCCAGATTTTTTAAATGAAGATCAAAAAGTTTCTGATGATTTAGCAATATTAGGAGAGTTAGCAAAAAAACCTGAAGCTAATATTATAAAATTACCAAATATTAGTGCTTCTATACCTCAATTAAAAGCAGCAATAAAGGAATTACAATCTCAAGGTTTTGCAATACCTAATTATCCTGAGGAACCAAAAAATGATTCTGAAAATGATATTAAATCGCGTTACGACAAAATTAAAGGAAGCGCTGTAAATCCAGTATTACGCGAAGGTAATAGTGATAGACGTGCTCCAAAAGCGGTTAAGAATTATGCTAAAAAGAACCCACACTCGATGGGAGAATGGACTAGCGATTCTAAAACACATGTTGCAACTATGAGCAGTGGAGATTTTGCTCATAACGAAAAATCTCTTACCCTACCAGAGGCTACAAATGTTGTTATTAAACATACAGACAAAAATGGCAATTCAACCATTTTAAAAGATAGTTTCCCTATACTTAAAGGTGAAATAATTGATGCTACAGTAATGAGTAAAAAGGCTTTATTAAGCTTTTTTGAAGAGCAAGTAGCAGATGCACGCGAAAAAGGTATTTTATTTTCATTACACATGAAAGGTACCATGATGAAAGTGAGCGACCCTATTATTTTTGGTCATGCAGTAAAAATATATTTTAAAGATGTTTTTGCTAAACATGCAGCCATTTTAGATGAAATTGGAGTAGATGTAAATAATGGATTAGGTAACTTACTAAGTAAATTAGAAGAATTACCTGAAGCTAAACGTAATGAAGTTCAAGCAGATATTGATGCTGCATTTAAAAACGGACCTTCAATTGCTATGGTAAATTCAGATAAAGGCATTACAAATTTACACGTACCAAGTGATGTGATTATTGATGCATCAATGCCAGCAATGATTCGTACATCTGGTAAAATGTGGAATGCTGATGGTAAACTTCAAGACACAAAAGCTATTATTCCAGATAGTAGTTATGCTGGTATCTATGCTGCAACAATTGATTTCTGTAAAAAACATGGTGCTTTTGATCCTACAACAATGGGTACAGTGCCTAATGTTGGACTTATGGCTCAAAAAGCTGAGGAGTATGGATCTCATGATAAAACTTTCGAAATGTCTTCTGATGGCATAGTTGAAGTTATTGATGCGTCTGGAAAAGTTTTAATGCAGCACAGTGTTGAAATTGGTGATATTTGGAGGATGTGTCAAACAAAAGATGCTCCTATTCAAGACTGGGTTAAATTGGCAGTTACTCGTGCAAGAGCATCAGAAACACCTGCTGTATTTTGGTTAAATGAAAATAGAGCTCACGATGCTGAATTAATCAAAAAAGTAAACACCTATTTAAAAGATCACGATACTTCTGGACTAGATTTAAGAATTTTAGCGCCTGTTGATGCTACTATTTTTACTTGTGAAAGATTAATTGAAGGTAAAGACACTATATCTGTTTCTGGAAATGTATTACGTGATTATTTAACAGATTTATTCCCAATTTTAGAAGTAGGTACAAGTGCAAAAATGCTATCAATAGTACCTTTAATGAATGGTGGTGGTTTATTTGAAACTGGTGCTGGAGGTTCTGCGCCTAAGCACGTTCAGCAGTTATTAGAAGAAAATCATTTACGTTGGGATTCATTAGGTGAATTTTTAGCATTAGCCGTTTCACTAGAACATTTTAGTGAAGTAAATAATAATGCTAAAGCTAAAATACTAGGTGAAACTTTAGATGATGCTACCGAAAAGTTATTAGAGAATAAAAAAGGACCTTCTAGAAAAGCTGGAGAATTAGATAATAGAGGTAGTCATTTTTATTTAGCTATGTATTGGGCACAAGAATTAGCCAATCAAAATGAAGATGCGGCTTTAAAAAATGAATTTACAGGAATTGCTAAAAATCTAGCAGACAATGAATCTAAAATTGTAAATGAATTAAATGAGATTCAAGGTAAACCTGTTAGCATTGGTGGTTATTATGAACCTAATGAAAAGTTAATTAATGAAGTTATGCGCCCAAGCAAAACTTTTAATTCAATCATAGAATAA
- the trmD gene encoding tRNA (guanosine(37)-N1)-methyltransferase TrmD produces the protein MRIDIITVLPELLKSPFEASILKRAIEADLVEVHFHNLRDYTTDNYKSIDDTQFGGGAGMVMMVEPIDKCISALKAERDYDEVIYMTPDGETLKQGIANQLSLKENIIILCGHYKGVDQRVRDHFITREISIGDYVLSGGELGAAVLCDAVIRLIPGVLGNETSALTDSFQDNLLAPPIYTKPREYKGWKVPELLFSGNLPEIEKWREEQAYLRTKERRPDLLDD, from the coding sequence ATGCGCATCGATATAATAACTGTTTTACCAGAACTACTTAAAAGTCCGTTTGAAGCTTCAATTTTAAAAAGAGCAATTGAAGCTGATTTAGTTGAAGTTCATTTTCATAATTTAAGAGATTATACCACTGATAATTATAAATCTATTGACGATACCCAATTTGGTGGTGGCGCTGGTATGGTAATGATGGTAGAACCTATTGATAAATGTATTTCGGCTTTAAAAGCAGAACGTGATTATGATGAAGTCATTTATATGACTCCAGATGGTGAAACTTTAAAACAAGGCATCGCTAATCAGCTTTCATTAAAAGAAAACATTATTATTTTATGCGGCCATTATAAAGGTGTAGACCAACGTGTACGCGACCATTTTATAACCCGAGAAATATCAATCGGCGATTATGTTTTGTCTGGTGGAGAATTAGGAGCTGCTGTACTTTGCGATGCTGTTATACGATTAATCCCTGGGGTTTTAGGTAATGAAACCTCTGCCCTAACCGATTCGTTTCAAGATAATTTATTAGCACCTCCTATTTATACTAAACCTAGAGAATATAAAGGGTGGAAAGTTCCAGAATTACTATTTAGCGGAAATTTACCAGAAATTGAAAAATGGCGAGAAGAACAAGCTTACTTAAGAACCAAAGAACGACGACCAGATTTATTAGATGATTAA
- the pepT gene encoding peptidase T: MISKEHIIKRFVSYVTVDTESDPDSKTTPSTKKQWDLANKLVEELKTIGMQEVTIDDNAYIMATLPSNVEHNVPVIGFVSHFDTSPDFTGANVKPQIIDKYDGKDIVLNKDEDIVLSPDYFEDLLLYKGQTLITTDGTTLLGADDKAGICEIISAMEYLINHPEIKHGKIRVGFTPDEEIGRGAHKFDVEKFGADWAYTMDGSEIGELEYENFNAAAAVVKVKGKIVHPGYAKGKMINSIYIAQEFINSLPRFETPEHTEGYQGFFHLHDIHGSVEETTLKYIIRDHDKGHFEARKEVLVKLTNELNSQYEKEVIVTEIKDQYYNMKEKVEPVMHIVDIAEEAMKQLNIKPIIKAIRGGTDGSQLSYMGLPCPNIFAGGHNFHGRYEYVPVESMIKATEVICKIAELTAKKK, translated from the coding sequence ATGATTTCAAAAGAACACATTATAAAACGATTTGTAAGTTACGTTACAGTTGACACAGAATCAGATCCAGATTCAAAAACGACACCAAGCACAAAAAAACAATGGGATTTAGCAAACAAACTGGTTGAAGAGCTAAAAACTATTGGTATGCAAGAAGTTACCATTGATGACAATGCATATATTATGGCAACTTTACCAAGTAATGTTGAGCACAATGTGCCTGTAATTGGGTTTGTTTCTCATTTTGATACGTCGCCAGATTTTACAGGAGCTAATGTGAAACCACAAATAATTGATAAGTACGACGGAAAAGACATTGTTTTAAATAAAGATGAAGACATTGTTTTATCGCCAGATTATTTTGAAGATTTACTCCTTTACAAAGGACAAACTTTAATTACTACAGACGGTACAACCCTCTTAGGTGCAGATGATAAAGCTGGTATTTGTGAAATAATTTCTGCTATGGAATACTTAATTAATCACCCAGAAATTAAACACGGAAAAATTAGAGTTGGATTTACACCCGATGAAGAAATTGGAAGAGGTGCCCATAAATTTGATGTTGAAAAGTTTGGTGCAGATTGGGCCTACACAATGGATGGTAGTGAAATTGGTGAGTTAGAATACGAGAATTTTAATGCTGCCGCTGCTGTTGTAAAAGTAAAAGGGAAAATTGTTCACCCTGGCTATGCCAAAGGAAAAATGATTAATTCTATTTATATAGCTCAAGAGTTTATAAACTCTTTACCTAGGTTTGAAACACCAGAACATACAGAAGGCTACCAAGGTTTTTTTCACTTACACGATATACATGGAAGTGTTGAAGAAACAACGTTAAAATATATTATTAGAGATCATGACAAAGGGCATTTTGAAGCTAGAAAAGAAGTTTTAGTAAAACTGACCAATGAGCTTAATTCACAATATGAAAAAGAAGTTATAGTTACTGAAATTAAGGACCAATACTATAATATGAAAGAAAAAGTAGAGCCTGTTATGCATATTGTTGATATAGCTGAAGAAGCTATGAAACAGCTTAATATTAAACCCATTATTAAAGCTATTCGTGGCGGAACAGATGGGTCTCAATTAAGCTATATGGGATTACCTTGTCCTAATATTTTTGCTGGCGGACATAATTTTCATGGACGTTATGAGTATGTTCCTGTTGAAAGTATGATTAAAGCAACAGAAGTAATTTGTAAGATTGCTGAATTGACTGCGAAAAAGAAATAA
- a CDS encoding zinc-dependent metalloprotease codes for MKLLNRVTLLFFLTLVSYSPSLFSQNELEANCGNTTTTQSVDFFNSIKPQLKAFERDFAQKKFSKNSKHKDALNSVPVKAHIIRNSDGSGGLDIYDLEKAITNLNKIYKGAYLEFFLLDDVNYINDNQLYHLKKGNEKNLITANYIDAAINIYFIEDIENASEESICGYTDDDEKNNVIVIKNSCATNDSSLAHEMGHFFSLMHTHGPSNTKLTTELVDGSNCDTDGDGICDTPADPKLSSNTIDNFCGYTGKVKDANGDTFNPDTGNIMSYSRKACRNHFTEQQFARIYAYYKLIEDRFKASTDKDPDVIIKEEIAKLSDLKIYPNPVSDGKINFSSSQIESLVYFLITDFRGQILSKGQLTNGEIDVNQLSSGSYLLVLENAETRVVKKFLK; via the coding sequence ATGAAGCTTTTAAATAGAGTTACTCTCTTATTTTTTTTAACATTAGTATCATACTCTCCTTCCCTCTTTTCTCAAAATGAGCTAGAAGCTAACTGCGGCAACACTACAACTACACAATCTGTTGATTTTTTTAATAGTATAAAACCTCAGCTAAAAGCATTTGAACGTGATTTTGCGCAAAAGAAATTCAGTAAAAATTCAAAGCATAAAGATGCATTAAATTCTGTTCCTGTAAAAGCTCATATTATTAGAAATTCTGATGGCTCTGGTGGACTTGATATTTATGATCTTGAAAAAGCTATTACAAATCTTAATAAAATTTATAAAGGCGCTTACTTAGAATTCTTTCTATTAGATGATGTTAATTATATAAATGACAACCAATTATATCATTTAAAAAAAGGAAATGAAAAAAATCTAATTACTGCTAATTATATTGATGCTGCCATAAATATTTATTTTATTGAGGATATTGAAAATGCGTCAGAAGAAAGTATTTGCGGTTATACAGATGATGATGAAAAAAACAATGTGATAGTTATAAAAAATAGCTGTGCAACTAACGATTCTTCATTGGCTCACGAAATGGGGCACTTTTTCTCTTTAATGCACACTCACGGACCAAGTAATACGAAACTTACCACTGAGTTAGTTGATGGAAGCAACTGCGATACAGACGGTGATGGAATTTGCGATACACCTGCAGATCCTAAACTTTCATCAAATACTATTGATAATTTTTGTGGATATACTGGAAAAGTCAAAGATGCAAATGGAGATACTTTCAATCCAGATACTGGAAACATTATGTCTTATTCCAGAAAAGCTTGTAGAAATCATTTTACAGAACAACAATTTGCTAGAATATATGCTTACTACAAATTAATTGAAGACCGTTTTAAAGCTTCTACTGATAAGGATCCTGATGTGATTATTAAAGAAGAGATAGCAAAATTATCAGATTTAAAAATTTATCCAAACCCTGTTTCAGATGGTAAAATTAACTTCAGTAGTTCTCAAATTGAAAGTTTGGTTTATTTTTTAATAACTGATTTTAGGGGGCAAATCCTTTCAAAAGGACAACTTACAAACGGAGAAATAGATGTAAACCAACTGTCATCTGGTAGCTACTTATTAGTTTTAGAGAATGCTGAAACCAGAGTAGTTAAAAAGTTCTTAAAGTAA
- a CDS encoding GyrI-like domain-containing protein — MQKPRVESITTKKLIGQSIEMSLTNNKTFDLFSGFMPKRKLINNIIGEAVYEVCIYDDLHFKSFNPNNTFSKWATIEVSNFENLPEGMKALTINEGLYAIFKYKGLAKDFGSFMSYIFSEWFPKSEYILDNRPHFNVLGEQYKNNHPDSEEDVYIPIKLKA, encoded by the coding sequence ATGCAAAAACCACGAGTTGAATCCATAACAACAAAAAAACTAATTGGTCAATCTATAGAAATGTCTTTGACTAATAATAAAACTTTCGATTTGTTTTCTGGTTTTATGCCAAAGCGAAAACTAATAAATAATATAATTGGTGAAGCTGTGTATGAGGTTTGTATCTATGATGATTTGCATTTTAAGAGCTTCAACCCAAACAATACATTTAGCAAATGGGCAACTATAGAAGTTTCTAATTTTGAAAATCTACCTGAAGGTATGAAAGCCTTAACTATTAATGAAGGCTTATATGCCATTTTTAAATATAAAGGTTTAGCAAAAGATTTTGGTAGTTTTATGAGTTATATTTTTTCTGAATGGTTTCCAAAATCTGAATATATATTAGACAACCGACCACACTTTAATGTTTTAGGAGAACAATATAAAAACAACCATCCTGACTCAGAGGAAGATGTTTATATCCCAATAAAACTTAAAGCGTAG
- a CDS encoding quinone-dependent dihydroorotate dehydrogenase codes for MYKLLLRPIFFLFDPEKIHHFTFSLIKFTSKIPGLNSLFKSLYVIEDERLERKLFGLTFKNPVGLAAGFDKNAVLYNELANFGFGFIEIGTVTPKGQIGNPKKRLFRLKDDRGIINRMGFNNEGLEAAITQLKKNKGKLIIGGNIGKNTNTKPEDYTKDYLECFNALHPYVNYFVLNVSCPNVGSHAKLNDKDYLEELIGAVQKANNTFEIQRPILLKIAPDLNTNQLDEIIELVKDTNLDGVIASNTSTDRSGLKASNELLESIGNGGLSGQPIKEKSTRVIKYLADKSKKSFPIIGVGGIHSAKDALDKIDAGADLVQIYTGFIYEGPSLVKRINKAILNK; via the coding sequence ATGTACAAATTATTACTTCGCCCAATATTTTTTTTATTCGATCCCGAGAAAATTCATCATTTTACATTTTCACTAATAAAATTCACTTCAAAAATTCCTGGACTTAATTCGTTATTCAAAAGTTTATATGTGATTGAAGATGAAAGGTTAGAGCGAAAACTATTTGGTTTAACTTTTAAAAACCCTGTAGGTTTAGCAGCTGGGTTTGATAAAAATGCTGTTTTATACAACGAGCTTGCAAATTTTGGATTTGGTTTTATTGAAATAGGTACTGTAACACCTAAAGGACAAATAGGAAATCCTAAGAAAAGACTCTTTAGATTAAAAGATGACCGAGGAATTATTAATAGGATGGGTTTTAATAATGAAGGATTAGAGGCTGCTATAACTCAACTTAAGAAGAATAAAGGTAAATTAATTATTGGTGGTAATATTGGGAAAAACACAAATACAAAACCAGAAGATTATACTAAAGATTATTTAGAGTGTTTTAATGCATTGCATCCTTATGTTAATTATTTTGTGCTAAATGTGAGTTGCCCAAATGTAGGAAGTCATGCAAAGCTTAATGATAAGGATTATTTAGAAGAATTGATTGGTGCTGTACAAAAAGCCAATAATACTTTTGAAATACAAAGACCAATTTTACTAAAAATTGCTCCAGATTTGAATACCAATCAGTTGGACGAAATTATAGAGCTGGTTAAGGACACAAATCTTGATGGTGTTATAGCAAGTAACACATCCACAGATAGAAGTGGTTTAAAAGCTTCAAATGAATTACTAGAAAGTATTGGTAATGGTGGTTTAAGCGGGCAACCTATTAAAGAAAAAAGTACTAGAGTGATAAAATATCTTGCTGATAAAAGTAAAAAGTCTTTTCCTATAATTGGAGTAGGTGGTATACATTCTGCTAAAGATGCCCTAGATAAAATTGATGCAGGAGCAGATTTGGTACAAATTTATACAGGTTTTATTTACGAAGGTCCGAGTCTTGTAAAACGAATAAATAAAGCTATACTTAATAAATAA
- a CDS encoding FAD/NAD(P)-binding protein yields MTKKRTLAIVGIGPRGLNALENFLIEVKKQSSSINLLLFEETGNYGYGHVYDINQVESNWININERILTLNGRDEIEFDSTIISAFPSYHEWIDRNYNELPKNEIDTYPPRAKIGKYLDLRFQSLINPLLKTKMVSLFNEKIKYVELNNDKVRIKTNSNTFENIDELLLTIGHQPTKLSKQIIEWDKYFVNNKQVKLFKSPYPISDFLNSKDLTPESVVGIRGFGLAMIDVVRGIANKFGKFVINNNTTKSCKYYSEHDITNMLIPFSLDGLPPAPKPLNAEIDEWFKPTNKEIITFEENIQDLDIQRKAKSPQFLINAITPIIARVYSKLPKAYLGEQFTVKDIEKIAQNWLEDYKYEHAIITSRKLSTKKMMQNFVGMATGKEAINLDFCIGQVWRHCQPSIYDKLSFNECSDEVFAEIIKLDESLKRYSYGPPVESIQQMLALTSAGVMTLDMVNDPEIELNNKGWFFKSNGETRTANIMIDSVLDSPKIESVNSPIVKSLLENDLIEAVHDGLGVYTDENGYVISNDMNKKIPIALLGRLAKGTIIGVDAILECFGDRPKAWAIEAANRHSNWLTSNQN; encoded by the coding sequence ATGACAAAAAAAAGAACTTTAGCAATTGTTGGAATTGGCCCTAGAGGTTTAAATGCCTTAGAAAATTTCTTAATAGAAGTTAAAAAACAATCTTCTTCTATAAATCTCCTTTTGTTTGAAGAAACCGGTAATTATGGATACGGACATGTTTATGATATTAATCAAGTTGAAAGTAATTGGATTAATATAAACGAACGAATTTTAACCTTAAATGGACGTGATGAAATTGAATTTGATTCAACAATAATATCAGCTTTTCCATCGTATCATGAATGGATTGATAGAAACTATAATGAATTACCAAAAAATGAAATTGATACTTATCCACCTCGAGCAAAAATTGGCAAATACCTAGATCTAAGATTTCAATCTTTAATTAATCCGTTATTAAAAACCAAAATGGTTTCTCTTTTCAATGAAAAAATTAAGTATGTAGAATTAAATAATGATAAAGTAAGAATAAAAACTAATTCAAATACTTTTGAAAATATAGACGAGTTATTACTAACTATTGGCCATCAACCCACCAAACTATCAAAACAAATAATTGAATGGGACAAGTATTTTGTTAACAACAAACAAGTTAAACTTTTTAAATCGCCTTATCCAATAAGTGATTTTTTAAATAGTAAAGACTTAACACCTGAAAGTGTTGTTGGAATTCGTGGATTTGGTTTAGCCATGATAGATGTTGTAAGAGGTATTGCAAATAAATTTGGAAAATTTGTAATAAATAATAATACGACCAAAAGCTGTAAATATTATTCAGAGCATGACATTACTAATATGCTTATACCCTTTTCACTTGACGGATTACCACCAGCACCTAAACCTTTAAATGCTGAAATAGATGAATGGTTTAAGCCTACAAATAAAGAAATTATCACTTTCGAAGAAAACATCCAAGATTTAGATATTCAGAGAAAGGCAAAAAGCCCACAATTTTTAATAAATGCTATAACACCAATTATTGCCAGAGTGTATTCAAAACTTCCTAAAGCTTATTTAGGAGAACAATTCACTGTTAAAGACATTGAAAAAATTGCCCAAAATTGGTTAGAAGACTACAAATACGAACATGCTATAATTACTTCAAGAAAACTATCAACAAAAAAAATGATGCAAAACTTTGTAGGAATGGCAACTGGTAAAGAAGCTATTAATCTCGATTTTTGTATTGGTCAGGTATGGAGGCATTGTCAACCATCAATTTATGATAAGTTATCATTTAATGAATGTTCTGATGAAGTTTTTGCGGAAATAATAAAATTAGATGAAAGCTTAAAAAGATACTCTTATGGTCCACCAGTAGAGAGTATTCAGCAAATGCTAGCCTTAACTTCAGCAGGAGTTATGACATTAGATATGGTAAACGATCCTGAAATTGAATTAAATAATAAAGGTTGGTTTTTCAAATCTAACGGCGAAACTAGAACTGCTAACATAATGATTGATTCTGTTTTAGATTCACCTAAAATTGAATCTGTTAATTCGCCTATTGTAAAAAGTTTACTAGAGAATGATTTAATTGAAGCTGTTCATGATGGATTAGGAGTTTATACCGATGAAAATGGCTATGTAATAAGTAATGATATGAATAAAAAAATTCCAATTGCTTTACTCGGTAGATTAGCCAAAGGAACCATTATTGGTGTAGATGCTATATTAGAGTGTTTTGGAGACAGACCAAAAGCATGGGCTATAGAAGCTGCAAATAGACACTCAAACTGGTTAACTTCTAATCAAAATTAA
- the rplS gene encoding 50S ribosomal protein L19 → MESLVKFIQDEFVTKKDFPEFGAGDTITVYYEIREGEKVRTQFFRGVVIQRKGSGSSETFTIRKMSGTVGVERIFPVNLPALQKIEINKRGKVRRARIYYFRGLTGKKARIKEARR, encoded by the coding sequence ATGGAATCTTTAGTAAAGTTTATACAAGACGAATTTGTAACAAAAAAAGATTTTCCAGAGTTTGGTGCTGGAGATACAATTACTGTTTACTACGAAATTAGAGAGGGCGAAAAAGTTCGTACTCAGTTTTTTAGAGGTGTAGTAATTCAAAGAAAAGGATCTGGATCATCAGAAACTTTTACAATTAGAAAAATGTCTGGTACAGTTGGTGTAGAGCGTATCTTCCCAGTTAACTTACCTGCATTACAAAAAATTGAAATCAACAAACGTGGTAAAGTACGTAGAGCTAGAATTTACTACTTTAGAGGTCTTACTGGTAAAAAAGCCAGAATTAAAGAAGCTAGACGTTAA